The following nucleotide sequence is from Gammaproteobacteria bacterium.
GGTCCCTCATAGCTGCGGTAAAAGTTCCACACCATGCAGTGATGGTCGTCAACCGGCACCCAGAAATGCCCGTGCACATGGTCCTTACCCGGGCCAGGCGGTCTCAATTGTGTAAACGGCATGATGAAGTGGTAAGCCCTTACGTAAAGATCATTACCCTCCTGCTGCCTGATTCCGAAATATCGGTAGCCATAGGACGTTTTATCAAGCTCGAGCTTCGGTGCGCTCTTGATGGCAGGAGAGTCAACAGGAATACCTTCCTCGGATGGGTTCTTCTTGAGAGCCCGATGCAAGATCGAGAAATGGGAGGTGTCAATCCCACCCTCCAGAGCCTGTAACCAATTGGACTCTTGAAGCACCTTACTCACGTAACGCCGTTCCTCCGGCGCTTGGGTCCACTCAAACTTTGGCTCGGCGGGCACAAGCTCTGGGGGGCCCATGTAGGTCCAGATGATTCCTCCAAATTCGACGGTGAGGTAAGACGTTGTGCGAATCTTATGCGCGAACGATCTGGGTTCGTTCATTTGGTCTATGCACTGACCCTTCACATCGAACTTCCAGCCGTGATAAACGCAGCGTAGCCCGTTGCCCTCATTTCGGCCAAGCCACAATGAGGCGCGCCGATGCGGGCAGTATTCGTCAATCAGGCCGATGTCACCGTTCGTCGCCCGAAAGGCCACCAGATCTTCCCCAAGCAGCCTGACTCTCACGGGGGGACCATCGGGTTCCGGCAGCTCAGTAGAAAGCAGCGCCGGCATCCAGTACCGACGCATCAGATTACCCATGGGTGTTTCTGGGCCCACCCGCGTTAGCCGTTCATTTTCTTCGCGTGTAAGCATGTTTCTACCCCTCAACTGCCTCAGTGACAGCCTCCCAGAAGCACCCGCTGGAAGTCTAGTTTAGTTGCAATAATAGCATTTATTTTATACTTTAACTATTCTTTCAGTCTTGAAGCTCGGCGCGGCCGAAAGTGGCGGAATAGTCTCCGGATTCGCGAGGACTTAGACTAACGAGTGTTGACCATAGCGGTCATATCAGGAGCGTACGTGCGTAAGCCACCCAACGGATTAGTCCTGCTGGTAGCTATTGCCTTGAGCGGCTGCAGCGACCGGAACGAGGGGCCGCACGCATCCAGCGCGGTTGAACGGCCAAACATACTATTGATCGTGGCGGATGACCTCGGCTATGCGGACTTGGGTGTCCACGGGAGCGCTATCCAGACCCCTAACATTGACGGGCTCGCGGCCGTGGGTAGGTTGTTCACCCATTTTCATACAGCGCCAACTTGCGCGCCAACGCGGGCAATGTTATTGAGCGGCAACAATAATCACGTTGCCGGTATGGCTCGCCAGAATGCGCGAAGCCTGGCCGGGCACTCGGTGCCGGGGTATGAAGGAAGTCTGTCAGACCGCATCGCCCCATTGCCCCGGTTGTTGCGCGATGCTGGTTATCACACTTACACCGTCGGCAAATGGGATTTGGGGTTGACCGCTGATACGAGCCCGCACAGTGCTGGGTTTACACGCTCATTCAGTATGCTCGAAAGTGCGGGCTCTCACTTTGACGATGTCGGGTATCTCGAGGGCGGCTCCACCTATTGGGAGGACTCGGATTTCTCTGAATACCCGGTCGGTCGTTACTCGACAGAAGTCTATACGGACCGATTGATCGAGTTTATTGACTCGAACAAGGACGACGGAAACCCGTTCTTTGCCTATGCGGCCTTCACTTCGCCCCATTGGCCTCTGCAGGTACCCGACGAGTACCTGGATTCATATGCGGGTCGCTACGACGATGGCTACGATGCCCTGCGCGCAACGAACTTTGCAGCCCTAAAAGCGGCCGGCATTATTCCGCTGGAGTCGTCACTGCCACCGCGCAACGAAGCGGTTACGCCTTGGGAAAATCTCAGTTCTGACGAGCAACGCCACGAGTCACGCAAGATGGAACTGTATGCGGCTATGGTAGACAACCTCGACGATCACATCGGTCGACTGCTGAGCTATCTTAAGGAGCAAGGGCTTTACGAGAATACGTTGATTGTATTCATGTCAGATAATGGCGCTGCCGCTGAAGACTTCTACGATTTCGGCCCGTCTACTGAGTACCTCCGGGCAAACTTCAATAACGACTATGAAACGATGGGAACAGCTGTCTCGTTTGTTTCATACGGCGTGCCTTGGGCAGAAGCTGGCTCCGCACCGTTCATGCGGCATAAGGGTTCTACGCGCCAAGGTGGGATCGTTGCGCCTATGATCATCGCGGGGACTGGCGTTTCCAATGTTGGCACCGTGAATTCCGCCTACGTAACGGTGATGGATCTTGCCCCGACGTTTCTCGAGTTCGCGAAAGCGAACTATCCGGACGATGGCACTGTACAGTCAATGCTTGGCAAAAGCATTGCCAGACTGCTTGCCGGAGAAACAGACACCGTCCACTCGAAGGAATACGTAACGTCCCTGTATCACTTCGGTCGCGCCTACTTGCGGCAGGGTGATTGGAAGATCTCGAATCTGGGGCCGCCGTTCCAAGAGGCTGATTTCGAGCTTTTCAACATAGCGTCGGACCCGGGTGAGACTAACAACCTCGCTAAATCACACCCAGCCAAGTACGAGGAGCTGGTCGGACTCTGGAAAGTGAAGCGCAGAGATCTGGGGATCGTGCTGCCGCAGGATCTGTGAACAGCTGCTGTTTTCCGGGTGGTCGCAGCTCCTAGGTCGCCAGCATCGGCTTGTAGCGATCGGAATAACTGTAGATCAGGAAGCCATTGACGGCCAAGACGAACAGGCCGGGGGGGACATTGTCCAGCAGAAATACCGTCCACAAGAACATGTGCGCTGTGTAAGGCAAGAACATAATGACGCCGAGAGCTGCGGTCCTCGGTATCAATATCAAGATGGCGCAGCTTATCTTGAAGATGGCCATAAACTGGAACAGATAGTTCGTCTCTTGAATGGCGCGGAAAAACGTTACCGCTTCCGCAGGCGCATCGTTGGGCAAATTGTTGGCCATGCCCAGGAGCATCAGGGTGCCGGAGACCAGGCCATACAGCGCCAGAACAATGCGCAGCGCAATCGTCGTCTTCCTGAATTTGGGTTCGTTGGTCACCTGAGTAGAATTCATTTTGATCTCCGCGCCTGGCTAGGACGCTTCATACTTAATGGCTCGCTGCGCCGCAAAGCAAACCAGCATCGGCAAACCGAAGATCATGAACATGATTGACGGTTGGATGCCCGTATCGAGAAGTACCCCCGCGAGGATCGGAGCAAGCACTGCACCAATGCGGCCCACCCCAATAGCGATACCAATACCGGTTGCGCGCAGCTGCACGTCGAATATCTCCGGAGCCACCGCGTAGAGCCCGATTATTGACCCGAACAAAAAGAACCCGAGGCCAAGCGCGATGACGAAGGCGGTCACTAGTTCGCCGCTGAACAATCCGAACAAAGCCATGAAGATCGCCGTAGCAACCATGTAAAATCCGACGCCTCGCTTCAGTCCAAGTCGACCGGCATAGAACCCAAGAACCAATGCCCCGATCGCGCCGCCGATGTTGAGCAGGACTGAGCCAGAGATGGCCGCGCTCATGGCGTAGCCCGCGTCGGACAAGAGCTTCGGCGTCCAGCTCATCGTGTAGTAGAAGCTGAACATGACCAGGAAGAAAGACAGTGAGATCAGAACAGTTTTGGTCAGGTTTTCACCGGTAACTAGCTGTCTGTAGTTGCTGGCAAACCCGCCGCCGTCAGTTACCGTCGCCTCAACCGGGGGCAACGTTGTAGCGGGTTCGAGTTTCAGCTTGCCAAAGATGCTATTGATACGCTCCAAAGCGTTTTTTCTTCGGCTCGATGCCAGGAAGTCTATTGACTCAGGCAGCACAAAAATGACCACTGGCAGCATCGCCAGCGAGATCAACCCGCCCAACAAAAAAGTCTCGCGCCAACCAAAGTTGGCAATTAGGTAAACGGATAGCAACCCGCCAATCGTAGCGCCCACCGGATTACCGGTTTGCAGTATGGTTACGGCGAGACTGCGGCGTTTTCGGGAAGAAAACTCAGACACCAGCGTATTCAGGCTAGCAATCATGCCTCCGACGCCAATGCCGGTGATGAATCTAAAGACCGCAAGTGCATCTTGTGATGGCGACCAGTAGGAAGCGAGCATGCCGAATGTGATAAGGGTAAGAGACAGGATCACGATCGGCTTTCGCCCCACCTTGTCCGCAATTGGTCCCACAAAGAAGGCGCCGACCCCCATACCGAATAGCCCCGCGCTCAACAGGAGCCCGATCTCGCTGTTCGACAATCCCCATTCCGCTGCCACTGCCGGGGCGGTAAAAGACATCACGAGTATGTCAAAGCCATCAAGCATATTCAGGAAGGTACAGATCCCAATCGTCAGGATCTGAAACCCTGTCATCTCGCGGGTTTCTATTCGCTCTTGTAACGCCGCCATATTCTTATTCCCGTTATAGCTGGTCAGATCGCCAATATTCTCTTCTGCTGCCGCTCACGCTTTTTTGTCGAGTAGTCTTGAGATCCGCGGTCATGCGCGAAACCAGCCGCTCGCGGTCGTGCTACTTAGGATCAGCCGCAGCAGCAGAAGCGGACTGCCGCGCCTTCAGAAGTAGAGACTGCAGGCGCGACATCTCTTTCTCGTTGAGGCCGCCAAAGAGTTCCCCCAGCCAGCGTTCATGGTGCTTCGCCATCTTGTTGAATTGTCTACGACCCTCTTTGCTGAGCTGAATGTAGAGGACACGACGATCGTGCTTAGCTCGATTTCGCTCCACCAGACCACTCTTCTCGAGCCGGTCGATCACGCCCGTAACGTTGGCGTTGGAAACCATGAGCTCACGCGAAAGCTCTGACATCGCCAGCGGGCGGTCGGCACGTTCCAGTTCCGACAGGACGTCGAACTGAGGCAGCGTTCTTGAAAAGTAGGACCTGAATCGGGAGCGCAGGTTCTGCTCGACGACAATTTCGCATGAAAGGATGCGCAGCCAGGTTCTGACCGCCTCCTTATCTTTGCTATTTGCTGTATTGGACATGGGATTAGGACGTCTCGGCACCTGAAATGCCGGATAGCTTGCCACGCAACGCCCTATAGAGCAAAGAATATTTAATCTTTAATAGTTTAAGTATATAATAAACCAACAAGTCTATCAGTCCCCACTCGCCATGCGAACATGGTTTATTCGCCCCGACCGTCTCGGCGATCGGATTCAGAGCGTGGCCGTTCCTTGCGAGATGCGTGAAGCTCTGGAGGAGTTAGTGGATGTGGCGGCCTAAAGAGCGCATCAAGTATCAGCCGCAACAGGGCACGTCGCCTACGCGGGAAGAGGCGGCGTCTTCCATGCTGTTCAGCCCAGTCGATGCGGGCCCCTTGCAGTTAGCGCAGCGGACTTGGGTCCCGGCCATGGTTCCGTGGCGTGCATCGGACGACGGTTTTGTGACGCAGGATATCCTCGATTGGTATGAGCGTTATGCCCGCGGCAAGCCAGGGGCGATTGTCGTCGAGGCGACGGGAATTCGTGATATTCCAAGCGGGCCATTGCTGCGCATTGGGGACGATCGGTTCATACCAGGTTTACAGGAGCTTACCGACACCGTCAGGCAAGCAAGCGCCGGCGAGACAAAGGTCTTGATTCAGCTCATTGACTTCCTCCGCATAAACCGTCGTGCGCCTGCGGAAAAGTACTTCGAACGCTTCTTACAGGTTACGGATAGGCACCGCGCTTACTTCTACAATCAGTTGAGTGATGATGAAATTCGTTTGAAATTGCGCGAGTTGACGGACGATGCCCTTGTGGAAGTTCTCACAGATCGTGAATACGAGGCCTACGCGTTCGGTTACCGGGAGCGCGTCACAGACACTCACCTGCAGCACATAAGAGAACTGCCGGATGTGCTGCCCGGACTGTTTGCGGCGGCAGCCGAGCGGGCCAAGAAGGCTGGCTTCGACGGCGTCGAGCTCCACTATGCCCACGCCTACACGATGGCCTCATTCCTTTCCGCACTGAATACGCGCGACGACGGCTTTGGTGGTGAGCCTGAGGATCGAGTCAGGCTGCCACTAAACGTATACAACGAGGTGCGAGACAGGGTCGGGGACGGCTTCGCAGTGGGATGCCGGTTTCTGACCCGCGAGTGTATCGACGGCGGGAATCAGCCCGACGACGCGGCGTTCTTTGGGGTTGCGTTCGCGCGCGCCGGCATGGATTTCCTCTCTCTGTCGCGTGGGGGCAAGTTCGAAGACGCGAAGCAGCCAAAGGTCGGCGCGGCTGCGTATCCGTATACCGGCCGAAGCGGGTACGAGTGTATGCCTCAGTACATCTCCGATGAACGCGGGCCGTTCGGCCGTAACGTTCCAGCTACCGCCAAAGTCCGGGACGCTGTTCGGGCCGCGGGCTATGAGACACCAGTTGTTTTGGCGGGTGGAATTCATGGATTCGAGCAGGCGGAGGGCCTTCTACAGAGTGGTCAGGCCGATATCATTGCTTCAGCACGCCAATCGATTGCGGATCCGGATTGGTTTCTGAAAATGCGGCTCGGACACGGTGAAGATATTCGGCTTTGTATCTACTCAAACTACTGCGAAGCGCTCGATACGCGTCACAAGCAGGTGACTTGTGAACTGTGGGACCGCGAGGACAAGAATGCCCCAGGCGTGAAGCTGTCGAATGACGGCAAACGGCGCCTTCTGCCGCCCGAGTGGAAGGCGCCGCTATCCAATAATTTAAATAGGAACTAGGGTACTTCTGATGCGCCCATCGGCTCCTTTCCGCTTACCCGCCAAAGTTTGGCGCGGACAAGCGTAACCAAACTGGAAAACGGAATGGCTAACGGACTCAAGATCGTTTGCCTCGGTGGAGGACCAGCTTCGCTTTATTTTTCGCTTCTGATGAAAAAGGCGAACCCCGCGCACGACATAACAGTTATCGAAAGGGGTGATCGTGATTCAACCTGGGGGTTCGGCGTCGTCTTCTCCGACGAAACTCTCAAGGGCTTTATGGAGGCTGACGCGCCAACCTACAAACGAATCGTCGAGCAATTCTCCTATTGGGATGGAATCGATACGAAGATACACGGCAGGACGATCAACTCTCAGGGCCATGGTTTCTGTGGCATGTCCCGCCTCAAGCTTCTAAACATCTTTCACGATCGCTGTGACGAACTCGGGGTGAAGCTCGACTTCGGCAGAGACATTACCGATCTCGACCAGCTCCACATGGAGGATCATGACCTGGTCGTCGCAGGAGACGGTCTGACGTCGATGATTCGTGATGCCCACCAAGATGATTTCGGCACGTCCATAGACTGGCGCCAGAACAAGTTCTGCTGGCTAGCGACGACAAAGCCCGTTGACGATTTCGAGTTCATATTCAGGAAGAACCACCACGGCTGGTGGTGGGCGCATGTCTATCGGTACGAGGAAGGCACAACGACTTGGATCGTCGAGACGAGCGAGAAGACTTGGCGTGACGCAGGCATGGAAGATGCGAGCGAGGAAGACACCAAGGCCTATTGTGAGAAATTGTTTGAAGAGGATCGCGACGGCCATCCGATGATCAGCAATCGCTCTATCTGGCGGACCTTCCCGGTCGTGCGCAACGAGCGGCTGTATCACAAGAACATTGTGCTTATGGGCGACGCGGTCAGATCTGCGCACTTTAGCATCGGCTCGGGCACCAAGCTCGCGATGGAGGACGCAATCACTTTGGCGGGGTATTTCCAAGAGACGGGCGACGACGTATCCAAAGCGCTTGAGAAGTACCAGGACGTGCGCAAGGACGAGGCGGATCGGCTTCAGCGCACAGCCGTAGTATCGCTGAGCTGGTTCGAACGTATCGATCGGTATGCGGAGGTGCAGGAGCCCGAGCAGTTTACGTTCAACATGATATGTCGCTCCAAGCGAATCACGTATGAAAACCTCCGGCTTCGCGACCCAGCCTACGTCGCTGGCGTTGACAAGTGGTTTGCAAACCATGTCAGGGCCACGACAGGCTTTGAAGATATCGATACGGAAACTCCCGTCGTCCCCGTGTTCCAACCGTTCAAGATCGGTCGCATGCGCGTGGAGAATCGTTTTCAGCTCTCCGCCATGTGCCAGTACTGTGCGGTCGATGGCGTCCCGGCCGACTGGCACCTGGTGCACTATGGTCAACGGGCGATCGGCGGTGCGGGACTGCTAAATACCGAAATGATCTGCGTGTCGGAAGACGCGCGCATTACTCCGGGATGCGCCGGAATATGGTCCGACGAACAGACTGAAGCGTGGGAACGAATCGTTTGTTTCGTGCATGCCAATAGTAAGGCCAAGATTTGTGCCCAGATCGGTCACGCAGGGCGCAAGGGCGCGACCTGCGTGCCATGGGACGGCGGAATCGATGAGCCGCTGGAGGAAGGCGCATGGCCAATCATCGCTCCGTCGCCCTTGCCCTATCTGGGCCACAGCGCTATTCCCAGGGAGATGACGACTGCTGACATGGACTCCGTCGTCGCTGATTTCGTTCACGCGGTCGGCAACGCAGATCATGCCGGGTTCGACATGATCGAGGTTCACCTCGCCCACGGTTACCTGCTGTCGGGTTTCATCAGCCCGGTAACGAACAAGCGAATTGACGAATACGGCGGCGACATTGAGGCGCGGATGAGATTTCCGCTCCGCGTCGTTGCTGCTGCCAGAGACGCGTGGCCGGAGGATAGGCCCCTATCCGTGCGAATCTCGGCAACGGATTGGGTTGACAATGGCCTGACAGAGAAAGATCTGCTGAGCGCTGCTCGCATGCTCAAGAAAGCTGGAGTAGACATTATCAACGTATCGACCGGGCAGGTGACCAAAGACGAGGAGCCAATTTTCGGTCGCATGTTCCAGGCGCCGTTTGCGGATCAGATTCGTAACGAGGTAGGCATTCCGACGATTGTTGCTGGTAACGTCTCGACAGCCGATCAGGCGAATACGCTTATTGCCGCAGGGCGTACGGACATCGTGGCCTTTGGCCGCCAGATAATGAATCAGCCCCATTTCGTACTGATGGCTGCAGCGCACTATGGAAATAGGAGCCAATATTGGCCGCCTCAGTATCAGAGCGGCCAGTTCCTCGCTGGTGCACTCGCGGAAAAGGAAAACGAGGAGATGCTCGAACTACGAACTGCTGCTAAACCCCCAAATCCAAGCGAGGCGCTTGCCATAGCCGTCGGGCGGGGTGAGGTGCTGCAAGGCGGCGCATAGGCGGGTCGCTCGAAGGTAGAGTCAAGATCATGAGCTGGTACGAGGGCAAACACGCAGTTATCACAGGCGGTGGCTGCGGTATCGGGTTGGCGGTCGCCCGCGTGCTCGTGGACAAGGGCGCAAAAGCGACGATCACCGGACGCAACGCCGAACGGCTTGAGAAGGCCGCGAGCGAACTTGGTGCCTCATACCAGGTCGCGGACGTAACGGACCGCGACGCTGTGCGCGGCGCGGTTGCTGCGGCCGTGGAAGAGAGTGGCGCGGTCGATATTCTCATCAACAACGCAGGCGTTGCCGAAGCGGCGCCCTTCGCTCGGGCGAGCGACGATCACTGGGATCAGACCCTGGCCATCAACCTGACCGGTGTCTATAACTGCACGAAGTCTGTTGTCGAGGGCATGCTCCAGCGTGGCTCAGGCCGCATCGTCAATGTCGCGAGCACGGCGGGACAAGTAGGCTATGCTTACGTTTCCGCCTACTGTGCGGCCAAGCACGGCGTCATCGGGCTTACGCGCGCGCTGGCACTCGAGTACGCACGCAAAGGCATCACCGTCAACGCCGTCTGCCCCGGTTACACCGACACCGATATTGTGCAGCGATCGCTCGATAAGATCGTTGAGACGACGGGGCGCACACGGGAAGAGGCGCTTGCCGAACTGGTCAAATCCAATCCCCAGGGTCGGCTTATCCGACCCGATGAAGTAGCAGATGCGGTTGTTTGGCTTTGCCGGCAGGAATCTATGAACGGCCAGGCGATATCCGTTGCCGGTGGTGAAGTAATGTGAGACGACAATGACTGACATCAATCCTGAACACTTCCTCTGGGAGCTCGACGATAGCTATGTGATAAACGGAGAGAAGACCTGGATATCAAACGGCGGCACCAACAGATGCCGGTCGCAGAACACATACAACTGCACGGATCAGACCCAGCTGGCGGTCGACACTCGACAATAGCGTTATGCCGCCATTGCCGGTGATGTCGCTACCGCTGAAATCGGCTTCGACCTTGCGGCGTTTAACGGATGGAAATTGCAGCGAAGTACGGTACCATTCTGTCACGGTGCTTGGTCCCTTAAGGCTTGTGGAAAACCCTTATTTCCGTGGACTTTCCGCCGTTTCTCTATCCCCTACTCATGAAATATCCGGGTTAGGAGTACGATGATGGTGACAGCGATTGTCCTAATTAAGTCGGAACGAGACCAGATTTCATCTCTGGCTAAGGGGCTCATTGAGGTGAAAGGGGTCGCTGAAGTCTATTCAGTGGCCGGCAGATACGATCTCGTTGTAGTGGTCAAGGTACAGCAAATGGACGAGCTCGCCGAATGCATCAGTGACGATATGCGAAAGCAGCGAGGAATCGTCGAAACGGAGACCCTGATCGCGTTCAGAGCGTTCTCTGACCAAGAGCTGGCTATCGGATATGACTTGGGTCTGGACTAAGCTGAAGTCTGCTCCAATCCGCTAGTACGCCCCTGAGCCCGCCTAACGCCGGAGGTGGGCGAGATGCTGCTCAAGGCGCTGGAAGCCGGCTACTAGCGGCGGCGTCCGGTCCCGCGCCACTCGGTCTCGCTTTCGGCGAGGCGCCGGGCCAGGACGAACAGCAGGTCGGACAGGCGGTTCAGGTACTTCAGCGACTCGGGATTCAGCCCCCCTTCCTCGTCCTGCAGGGCCCAAAGCGAGCGCTCCGTGCGCCGGCACACGGCGCGGGCGAAGTGGCAGGCGGACGCGGTCGGTCCGCCGCCGGGCAGGATGAATTCCTTCAGCGGGGGCAGTTCGCGGTTGTGTTCGTCGATCGCGTCCTCCAGCGAGCGCACGTGTTCCGGCGACGTGGACTTCAGCTCGTCCACGCACAGCTCCGCGCCGGTGTCGAACAGGCGTTGCTGTACGTCGCGCAGCAGCTCAGGGATATCGCCCGGCTGAAGTTCGGCCAGTAACAGGCCCAGCGCCGCGTTCAGCTCGTCGAGGTCGCCGAAAGCGGCGATGCGCGGATGATGCTTGCGGTAACGGCGCTTCGCGTCGATGCCCGTTTCGCCGGCATCGCCGGTTCGCGTGTAGATTTTCGAAAGACGGTGTCCCACGTCGCTTATTTCCGGTCTGCTTCCTCGAAGAACGAGAACTGCACGCCCAAGTGTATGCTGCGGCCGGGTCCACGGAAACCATAGACCTCCTCGAAGCGGGTGTCGCCGAGGTTCTCCGCGCGGATGTGCCAGCGCACGCGGGAGTTGGCCTGCCAGGTCGCGGTCAGGCTCGCGAGCAGGAACGAATCCAGCGACACCCGGCGCGAGGGATTGGGCCACGGCGGGTAGAAGATGTCCGGTTGTTCGCCGGTATACGCCAGGTGCAGATTGATGCCGATCGCCGGGTCGGCAATCTCGTAATGTGCGTTCAGACTGCCGGAATGTCGCGGCCGGCGGAGCTCCTGAATCATCGTGTCGCCGGGAGCCGGTTCCCGCGAGCGAAGCCAGGTGTACGCGCCGGCGAGCGTCAGCCGGGGCAGGATACTCGCTTGCCCCTGTAATTCGATGCCGCTTCGGCGGCTGGTGCCGGGCCGGTTGCCGGCCGTGAAACCGCCGGAAGCCGGGTCGAACACGAAGCCGTTGATCTCGTCCTCCAGCCGTTCGCTGAACCAGGTGATGCTGCCGGTCAGCGTCCCGGCCCTGCTGCCGTAGCGAGCGCCCAGTTCCCATCCGCGCGAGGATTCCGGAAGCAGGTCGGGATTGCCGATGAAATTGGTGAAATAACCGAAGCGTTCGATGAACGTGGGGTTCTTGACGCCGATTCCGTACGCTGCGTGCAGGCCGACGCCCAGGCCCAGGTGCTTGAGCGCGCTGACGCGCCAGGAAAAGGCATCGTCGTAGTCGCTGTTGCGGTCGTAGCGCAATGCCGCCGCCGCCGCCCAGTCGCCCCTCGCGTCCAGGCGGAATTCCGCCAATGCGTCGGTTGACTGCGTGCTCAGGTCGCGGTTGGGATCGCCGAAGAAAGAGGCTTCTGCGCGCTGCAGATAGTCCTCGCGCTCATGTCCCAGCCCGATCGTGAGGGAAGGCGATACGCCCGCGTCCTCGTTGCGCCGCGGGAAAAGAAATGTGGATTGATAGCTGAGATTCAGCTTGTCTCCGCTGGTTTCGCCGATCTCGGATCCGGAAGCGAAGTTGCGGTTTTCCGATCCGGTATGCGTAAGGCTTGCACGGTGCGTCCAGCGCCCGCCGGATGTGGTCGCCAGGCCCTGCAGGCCCGCCACGGTATGGATCCGCTTCGTGGAACTGTCCGAGTCCGCCGGAACGCCCGTAAGGAACGAGGTCGCGTCGAACTGGCTTTCGGATTGGGATCGGCGCGCGATGAGGCGCAGCGAGATTTGGTCGGTAGGGTTAAACCGGGCGACCACGTGGCCGGTGTTGTTCCGGTAGCCGTCGTCCTCGTCGCCGGTGCGGGAAATGTTCTGTCCGTCGCTGCTCAGGTGGTCCAGCGAAACGCCGACCCCCCAGCCATCGCCACCGGCTGATCCGCTCAAGGCTCCGCTGCGCGTATTGAACTGCCCGGCCTCGACGGAGGTCGTGAGCGATCGCCCGAATGCCTCGGGGGCGCTGATCAGGTTGATTGCTCCGGCCACCGCGTCGCTGCCCCAAAGCGCGCTCAAGGGACCTCGAACGATTTCGATACGGCGCAGGTTTGCGGCCAGGAAATGCGAGAAATCGAGTTCTCCGCCCAGGGCCGGATCGGCGATCTCGATTCCGTCCAACAGGACCAGCGTGTGATTGGCTTCGGCGCCGCGCATGCGGACCTGCGAAAAAGTTCCCAGCACGCCGCTGCGGCTCACGGCCACTCCGGGAGTTCCACGCAGCAGTTCCTCCACGGTCAGCGCCTGACGCCGGTCGAGATACTCCTCGTCCAGCACCGTGAACGATGCCCCGGCCTGTTCC
It contains:
- a CDS encoding aromatic ring-hydroxylating dioxygenase subunit alpha — encoded protein: MLTREENERLTRVGPETPMGNLMRRYWMPALLSTELPEPDGPPVRVRLLGEDLVAFRATNGDIGLIDEYCPHRRASLWLGRNEGNGLRCVYHGWKFDVKGQCIDQMNEPRSFAHKIRTTSYLTVEFGGIIWTYMGPPELVPAEPKFEWTQAPEERRYVSKVLQESNWLQALEGGIDTSHFSILHRALKKNPSEEGIPVDSPAIKSAPKLELDKTSYGYRYFGIRQQEGNDLYVRAYHFIMPFTQLRPPGPGKDHVHGHFWVPVDDHHCMVWNFYRSYEGPIGSEAEAVDGGGGNDPEHIDAENNFLSIRRAHNDWLINRNVQRTDTFTGIKGINQQDRAVQESMGPIVDRTKEHLGPADKAISIARRLLLAATDAVERGEEPPGLQPEYWDLRPAESTFSAAEEWKEKIVPMMQVD
- a CDS encoding arylsulfatase, which encodes MRKPPNGLVLLVAIALSGCSDRNEGPHASSAVERPNILLIVADDLGYADLGVHGSAIQTPNIDGLAAVGRLFTHFHTAPTCAPTRAMLLSGNNNHVAGMARQNARSLAGHSVPGYEGSLSDRIAPLPRLLRDAGYHTYTVGKWDLGLTADTSPHSAGFTRSFSMLESAGSHFDDVGYLEGGSTYWEDSDFSEYPVGRYSTEVYTDRLIEFIDSNKDDGNPFFAYAAFTSPHWPLQVPDEYLDSYAGRYDDGYDALRATNFAALKAAGIIPLESSLPPRNEAVTPWENLSSDEQRHESRKMELYAAMVDNLDDHIGRLLSYLKEQGLYENTLIVFMSDNGAAAEDFYDFGPSTEYLRANFNNDYETMGTAVSFVSYGVPWAEAGSAPFMRHKGSTRQGGIVAPMIIAGTGVSNVGTVNSAYVTVMDLAPTFLEFAKANYPDDGTVQSMLGKSIARLLAGETDTVHSKEYVTSLYHFGRAYLRQGDWKISNLGPPFQEADFELFNIASDPGETNNLAKSHPAKYEELVGLWKVKRRDLGIVLPQDL
- a CDS encoding MFS transporter; amino-acid sequence: MAALQERIETREMTGFQILTIGICTFLNMLDGFDILVMSFTAPAVAAEWGLSNSEIGLLLSAGLFGMGVGAFFVGPIADKVGRKPIVILSLTLITFGMLASYWSPSQDALAVFRFITGIGVGGMIASLNTLVSEFSSRKRRSLAVTILQTGNPVGATIGGLLSVYLIANFGWRETFLLGGLISLAMLPVVIFVLPESIDFLASSRRKNALERINSIFGKLKLEPATTLPPVEATVTDGGGFASNYRQLVTGENLTKTVLISLSFFLVMFSFYYTMSWTPKLLSDAGYAMSAAISGSVLLNIGGAIGALVLGFYAGRLGLKRGVGFYMVATAIFMALFGLFSGELVTAFVIALGLGFFLFGSIIGLYAVAPEIFDVQLRATGIGIAIGVGRIGAVLAPILAGVLLDTGIQPSIMFMIFGLPMLVCFAAQRAIKYEAS
- a CDS encoding MarR family transcriptional regulator; this translates as MSNTANSKDKEAVRTWLRILSCEIVVEQNLRSRFRSYFSRTLPQFDVLSELERADRPLAMSELSRELMVSNANVTGVIDRLEKSGLVERNRAKHDRRVLYIQLSKEGRRQFNKMAKHHERWLGELFGGLNEKEMSRLQSLLLKARQSASAAAADPK
- a CDS encoding NADH:flavin oxidoreductase, with protein sequence MWRPKERIKYQPQQGTSPTREEAASSMLFSPVDAGPLQLAQRTWVPAMVPWRASDDGFVTQDILDWYERYARGKPGAIVVEATGIRDIPSGPLLRIGDDRFIPGLQELTDTVRQASAGETKVLIQLIDFLRINRRAPAEKYFERFLQVTDRHRAYFYNQLSDDEIRLKLRELTDDALVEVLTDREYEAYAFGYRERVTDTHLQHIRELPDVLPGLFAAAAERAKKAGFDGVELHYAHAYTMASFLSALNTRDDGFGGEPEDRVRLPLNVYNEVRDRVGDGFAVGCRFLTRECIDGGNQPDDAAFFGVAFARAGMDFLSLSRGGKFEDAKQPKVGAAAYPYTGRSGYECMPQYISDERGPFGRNVPATAKVRDAVRAAGYETPVVLAGGIHGFEQAEGLLQSGQADIIASARQSIADPDWFLKMRLGHGEDIRLCIYSNYCEALDTRHKQVTCELWDREDKNAPGVKLSNDGKRRLLPPEWKAPLSNNLNRN